In Desulfatibacillum aliphaticivorans DSM 15576, a genomic segment contains:
- a CDS encoding glycosyltransferase, producing MRYNTGLRAYTSKRVEEIEKADILVGIPCYNNQETIAHVIQMVSHGLFKHYKDLKSVVMIADGGSTDDTRESAKEFEIKPWQEKIVSIYRGPGGKGSAFRSIFEAASRLQVRTCMVVDSDLRSITSDWVKYLLEPVLEKDYQYVCPIYSRYKYDGTITNNIVYNLTRSLYGLRIRQPIGGDFAFSGALANYYMDQDVWTSDVARYGIDIWMTTNAITNNFKICQANLGVKVHDAKDPSESLGPMFKQVIYTLFRLMEEYEDEWKSIQGSRTVPVFGLEEFLEPEPITVNLKRLVQEYRMGFRRFKSLYQEIFCPECYEELKKCSTMSPTKFRMPVKTWVRVLYETAAAFHHWGGNRDQLVGLVTPLYLGRVASFINQTKKMNSSQAEQVVEEQAAIFEEDKGYLLEVWDAKPQNG from the coding sequence ATGCGTTACAATACCGGATTGCGGGCCTATACCTCCAAGAGGGTGGAGGAAATCGAAAAAGCCGACATCCTGGTGGGCATACCCTGCTACAACAACCAGGAAACCATCGCCCATGTCATCCAAATGGTAAGCCACGGCCTTTTTAAGCATTACAAGGACTTGAAGTCGGTTGTCATGATTGCGGACGGCGGATCCACGGACGATACGCGGGAGTCGGCCAAAGAATTTGAAATCAAGCCCTGGCAGGAAAAAATCGTCTCCATATATCGCGGCCCCGGGGGCAAGGGATCGGCCTTCCGCTCCATATTCGAGGCTGCCTCGCGGCTCCAGGTCAGAACATGCATGGTGGTGGATTCGGACCTGCGCTCCATCACCAGCGACTGGGTGAAATACCTCCTGGAGCCGGTCCTGGAAAAAGACTACCAATACGTCTGCCCCATCTATTCGCGCTACAAATACGACGGAACCATCACCAACAATATCGTTTACAACCTGACCCGTTCTTTATACGGGCTCCGGATTCGCCAGCCCATCGGAGGGGATTTCGCCTTTTCCGGCGCCCTGGCGAACTACTACATGGACCAGGACGTGTGGACCTCCGACGTGGCCCGGTACGGCATCGACATCTGGATGACCACCAACGCAATCACCAATAATTTCAAGATATGCCAGGCCAATCTGGGCGTCAAGGTTCACGACGCCAAGGACCCGTCCGAGTCCTTAGGCCCCATGTTCAAACAGGTGATATACACCCTGTTCCGCCTCATGGAGGAGTACGAAGACGAATGGAAGTCCATCCAGGGAAGCAGGACCGTACCCGTTTTCGGCCTGGAAGAGTTTTTGGAGCCCGAGCCCATCACGGTGAACCTGAAAAGGCTTGTCCAGGAATACCGCATGGGATTTCGGAGATTCAAAAGCCTGTATCAGGAAATATTCTGCCCCGAATGCTATGAAGAACTGAAAAAATGCTCAACCATGTCCCCCACCAAATTCCGTATGCCGGTCAAAACCTGGGTTCGGGTTTTGTACGAAACCGCTGCGGCTTTCCACCATTGGGGCGGCAACCGGGATCAGCTTGTGGGATTGGTCACGCCCTTATACCTGGGCAGGGTGGCCTCATTTATCAATCAGACCAAAAAAATGAACTCCAGTCAGGCCGAACAGGTGGTGGAGGAGCAGGCCGCCATATTTGAGGAGGACAAAGGGTATTTGCTGGAAGTTTGGGACGCCAAGCCCCAAAATGGATAG
- a CDS encoding HD domain-containing phosphohydrolase — MNILFVDDEQPILDMVREYFSSKDHDVFLAHNGKEAMEIIKSRRIECCFTDLNMPGMTGMELAHEIQNHDNTIPVIVMTGYPSLDAAISTLKSGVVDFLIKPIQLRQMEIVMQTVMNRSAMVQENVMLKKEIKGKAQLERIHRELKEKAHDLKMLNEIIETLESAGSVKEIFEKTISLALLISEFDAAYLFLTIGADQKPACALKRGNPKNMTGPGQVGKLQDAQEELISWLENTSFDSLPAALSGVKANTHEMGLVRSIAAAPISLSNRPFGVLVAVSFSHDNTLSAQVISRLAFAAEKAGMSVENLGLYENIYENLFSTLFAFVETLEARDAYTRMHSLRVTAIAELLAQELDLPEEAQAVIQVAGNLHDIGKIGISDSILLKPGKLNKDEFEEIKRHPDIGANIIGYMGLWDLEKEIVRNHHEKFDGSGYPNGLAGEEIPFLARILAVADVFDAVTTNRAYRRRLPEEVCLNIIREGSGNHFDPKVVDAFFSLYNKGVIQKRVEELQPNSTGRIPLFPAQKTKEGAP; from the coding sequence ATGAACATTCTTTTTGTCGATGATGAACAGCCCATTCTCGATATGGTGCGGGAGTATTTTTCCAGCAAGGATCACGATGTTTTTCTTGCCCACAACGGCAAGGAAGCCATGGAGATCATCAAAAGCCGGAGGATAGAATGCTGCTTTACCGATCTGAACATGCCGGGCATGACCGGGATGGAATTGGCCCACGAAATTCAAAACCATGACAACACCATCCCGGTTATCGTGATGACAGGATATCCAAGTTTGGACGCAGCCATCAGCACCCTGAAAAGCGGGGTGGTGGATTTTCTCATCAAACCCATTCAGTTGCGTCAGATGGAAATCGTTATGCAAACGGTCATGAACCGCAGCGCTATGGTTCAGGAAAACGTCATGTTGAAAAAGGAGATCAAAGGCAAGGCGCAACTGGAAAGGATTCACCGGGAGCTTAAGGAAAAAGCCCATGATTTGAAGATGTTGAATGAAATTATTGAGACGCTGGAATCGGCGGGGTCGGTGAAGGAGATCTTTGAAAAAACCATCTCTCTGGCCCTGTTGATATCGGAATTCGATGCAGCCTATCTCTTCTTGACCATAGGCGCCGATCAGAAGCCCGCCTGCGCATTAAAAAGAGGCAACCCGAAAAATATGACAGGCCCGGGCCAGGTGGGGAAATTGCAGGACGCGCAGGAGGAGTTGATCTCCTGGCTGGAAAATACGTCTTTTGACTCTCTGCCCGCCGCCCTATCCGGAGTCAAGGCGAATACGCATGAAATGGGCTTGGTCAGGTCCATTGCTGCGGCCCCTATCTCCTTGAGCAACCGCCCTTTCGGCGTGCTTGTCGCGGTTAGTTTTTCCCATGATAATACCCTTTCGGCGCAGGTTATATCGCGGTTGGCTTTTGCGGCCGAGAAAGCCGGAATGTCGGTGGAGAACCTGGGGCTTTACGAAAACATATACGAAAATCTTTTTTCCACCTTGTTCGCCTTTGTGGAAACCCTGGAAGCCAGGGACGCATACACCCGCATGCACTCCCTGCGGGTCACCGCCATCGCGGAATTGCTGGCCCAGGAACTGGATCTGCCCGAGGAGGCGCAGGCGGTCATTCAGGTCGCCGGCAATCTCCATGATATCGGAAAGATAGGGATATCAGACAGCATCCTGCTAAAACCGGGAAAGCTGAACAAGGACGAGTTTGAGGAAATCAAAAGGCATCCGGATATCGGGGCCAACATCATCGGATACATGGGGTTGTGGGATCTGGAAAAGGAGATTGTCCGCAATCACCACGAAAAATTTGACGGCAGCGGATACCCCAATGGGCTGGCAGGGGAGGAAATTCCCTTTTTGGCGCGCATCCTGGCGGTGGCTGACGTCTTTGACGCCGTGACCACCAACAGGGCCTACCGCAGGCGTTTGCCCGAGGAAGTTTGCCTGAACATCATCCGTGAAGGCTCGGGAAACCATTTTGACCCCAAGGTGGTGGATGCATTTTTTTCGTTGTATAACAAGGGCGTTATCCAGAAAAGGGTTGAGGAGCTGCAGCCAAATTCAACTGGCCGGATTCCCTTGTTCCCAGCCCAAAAAACCAAAGAGGGGGCTCCGTAA